The Clostridium septicum genome contains a region encoding:
- a CDS encoding glucose-1-phosphate adenylyltransferase, protein MGRKEIVAMILAGGQGSRLGVLTKQLAKPAVPFGGKYRIIDFPLSNCSNSGIYTVGVLTQYRPLELNSHIGIGDPWDLDRRDGGVSILPPYQEEKGGMWYKGTANAIYQNIEYVDRYNPEYILILSGDHIYKMDYDKMLDFHKKNNADSTIAVIDVPIKEASRFGIMNTREDFSIYEFEEKPKKPKSTNASMGIYIFKWDVLKKYLIEDELDKDSSNDFGKNIIPRMLNDGRKMMAYPFKGYWKDVGTIDSLWEANMDLLKLDNRLGLYNNDWKIYSRNPVSPAQYIGEKARAKESLIAEGCILNGTVENSILSQGVHVGENTIIRDSVIMPNVKIGNNVIIEKAIIGNDVIIGDGNKIGNGKEISVIAAGEMMPCKTEVAIDSLDIKSIEEKVKEYCC, encoded by the coding sequence ATGGGAAGAAAAGAGATTGTTGCTATGATTTTAGCAGGTGGACAAGGGTCAAGATTAGGAGTTCTAACAAAGCAATTAGCAAAGCCAGCAGTACCGTTTGGAGGAAAATATAGAATTATAGATTTTCCATTAAGTAATTGTTCAAATTCAGGGATATATACAGTAGGAGTTCTTACACAATATAGACCATTAGAGTTAAATTCACATATAGGGATAGGAGATCCGTGGGATTTAGACAGAAGGGATGGAGGGGTATCTATATTACCTCCATACCAAGAAGAAAAAGGTGGTATGTGGTATAAAGGCACAGCTAATGCTATTTATCAAAATATAGAATACGTAGATAGATATAATCCGGAATATATATTAATACTTTCAGGTGATCATATTTATAAGATGGATTATGACAAAATGTTAGACTTCCATAAAAAAAATAATGCAGATTCAACTATAGCTGTTATTGATGTTCCTATAAAAGAGGCAAGTAGGTTCGGAATAATGAATACAAGGGAAGATTTCTCAATTTATGAATTTGAAGAAAAACCTAAAAAGCCTAAAAGTACGAATGCTTCTATGGGAATATATATATTTAAGTGGGATGTATTAAAAAAATATTTAATAGAAGATGAGTTAGATAAAGATTCTAGCAATGATTTTGGAAAAAACATAATCCCTAGGATGTTAAATGATGGTAGAAAAATGATGGCATATCCATTTAAAGGGTATTGGAAAGATGTCGGAACTATTGATAGTTTATGGGAAGCTAATATGGATTTGTTAAAGCTTGATAACAGGCTTGGATTATATAACAATGATTGGAAGATATATTCAAGAAATCCAGTTAGCCCAGCACAGTATATAGGAGAAAAGGCCAGAGCAAAGGAATCTTTAATAGCAGAAGGATGTATTTTAAATGGAACAGTTGAAAATTCAATATTATCTCAAGGTGTTCATGTAGGAGAAAATACTATAATTAGAGACTCAGTAATAATGCCAAATGTTAAAATCGGAAATAATGTAATTATAGAAAAAGCAATAATCGGAAATGATGTAATTATAGGTGATGGAAATAAAATTGGTAACGGAAAAGAAATTTCAGTTATTGCGGCAGGTGAAATGATGCCATGTAAAACAGAAGTAGCTATAGATTCATTAGATATAAAAAGTATAGAAGAGAAAGTAAAGGAATATTGTTGTTAA
- a CDS encoding glycoside hydrolase family 13 protein: MEDIEIFHNSWDIKYRAPFGAVEVGRNVSLSIISNKYVISYVHLIFFNGEELELLMKRIDEEKFEKYTFNIEIDTSKLRGLVNYYFKIIYNNEVFYYGNNEEGLGGKGSLYIMNPKPYQITVYKKRIVPEWYKEGLIYQIFVDRFFNGNDNGLINRPKKNSFIYSNWYDEPMYIRDKDGDIARWDFYGGNLRGIIKKLQYIKSLGVSIIYMNPIFDSVSNHKYDTGDYENIDQMFGTNEDFKELCEEAKKLGIKVILDGVFSHTGSDSKYFNKYGNYDSLGAYQSKESRYYNWYRFWEYPDSYECWWGFNNQPNVEELNEDYTNYVIKDDNSIISKWMSLGASGWRLDVADELPDEFIAMIKEKLLSINNKSVLIGEVWEDASNKVSYSKRRKYFSGDELDSVTNYPLRDIIISFVKGDIGAEYFNKRLINLYENYPRENFYSCMNLLGNHDTERILTMFDENIDLLKLALVMQMTLPGVPLIYYGDEAGLKGGKDPENRRTYPWGKVNEEILSIYKAFGKLRNSEEILKKGEFIPIVSNREFLTYERAYNGKKIIVIINPNNKNVDYLIRESRIKEYSLENSNWFERLYDEKTINIEAYGFRVLKYN, encoded by the coding sequence ATGGAGGATATAGAAATTTTTCATAATTCATGGGATATAAAATACAGAGCTCCATTTGGAGCAGTTGAGGTTGGTAGAAATGTATCACTAAGTATTATTTCAAATAAATATGTAATTTCTTATGTTCATTTAATTTTTTTCAATGGTGAGGAATTAGAGCTTCTGATGAAAAGAATTGATGAAGAGAAATTTGAAAAATACACTTTTAACATTGAAATTGACACAAGCAAGTTAAGAGGATTAGTAAACTACTATTTTAAAATAATATATAACAATGAAGTGTTCTATTATGGGAATAATGAAGAAGGGTTAGGTGGTAAGGGATCATTATATATTATGAATCCCAAGCCGTATCAAATTACAGTTTATAAGAAAAGAATCGTGCCGGAATGGTATAAGGAAGGACTAATATATCAAATATTTGTAGATAGATTTTTTAATGGAAATGATAATGGACTTATTAATAGACCTAAAAAAAATAGTTTTATATATAGTAATTGGTATGATGAACCAATGTATATAAGAGATAAAGATGGAGATATAGCTAGATGGGATTTTTATGGTGGAAATTTAAGGGGCATAATTAAGAAACTCCAATACATTAAATCTTTAGGGGTTTCTATTATATATATGAATCCTATATTTGATTCTGTAAGTAACCACAAGTATGATACTGGAGATTATGAAAATATAGATCAAATGTTTGGAACTAATGAAGATTTTAAGGAGTTATGTGAAGAGGCTAAAAAATTAGGTATTAAAGTAATACTAGATGGAGTTTTTAGTCATACTGGATCAGATAGTAAATATTTTAATAAGTATGGGAATTATGATAGCTTGGGCGCGTATCAGTCTAAGGAATCTAGATATTATAACTGGTATAGATTTTGGGAATATCCAGATAGTTATGAGTGTTGGTGGGGATTTAATAATCAACCCAATGTTGAAGAGTTAAATGAAGATTATACAAATTATGTAATTAAAGATGATAATTCTATAATATCAAAGTGGATGTCTTTAGGGGCAAGTGGATGGAGATTAGATGTAGCAGATGAATTACCAGACGAATTTATAGCTATGATAAAAGAGAAATTATTGTCTATTAACAATAAGAGCGTTCTTATTGGTGAGGTATGGGAAGATGCATCAAACAAAGTTAGCTATTCTAAAAGAAGAAAATATTTTTCAGGAGATGAGCTAGACTCAGTTACTAACTATCCTTTAAGGGATATAATTATAAGCTTTGTAAAGGGTGATATAGGTGCAGAGTATTTCAATAAAAGATTAATAAATTTATATGAGAACTATCCTAGAGAAAATTTTTATAGTTGTATGAATTTATTAGGAAATCATGATACTGAAAGAATTCTTACTATGTTTGATGAGAATATAGATTTATTAAAATTAGCTTTAGTTATGCAAATGACATTGCCAGGAGTTCCTTTAATTTATTATGGTGATGAAGCCGGGTTAAAAGGTGGAAAAGATCCTGAAAATAGGAGAACTTATCCGTGGGGAAAAGTAAATGAAGAAATATTATCTATTTATAAAGCTTTTGGGAAATTAAGAAATAGTGAAGAAATTTTAAAAAAGGGAGAATTTATACCAATAGTAAGCAATAGGGAATTTTTGACTTATGAACGTGCTTATAATGGTAAAAAAATAATAGTAATTATAAATCCAAATAATAAAAACGTAGATTATCTTATAAGGGAATCTCGTATAAAAGAGTATAGTTTAGAAAATAGTAATTGGTTTGAAAGGTTATATGATGAAAAAACTATAAATATAGAAGCATATGGCTTTAGGGTATTGAAATATAATTAA